From a region of the Pirellulales bacterium genome:
- a CDS encoding AraC family transcriptional regulator — translation MNTTKPTTSKQNSGDRLAELLDALAVREGKQPTSVAGVEVSRTSYPTAGTPVIYEPMILFIAQGRKIGYLGDEVLTYDKNHYLALSVPVPFQCKVEASPEEPVLALVISVDPTMLSEILINLDEPSISDVAVPRGIYSSGMTDELRSAVIRLLECLSSPTDSRILGPQTVREIVYRVLQGEQGGAMRAMAARNDQFMRIARVLQFINTDFARPLSTEDLAKQARMSVSTFHQNFKAVTATSPLQYLKNIRLHRARLLMVNEGHNANTAATAVGYESASQFGREFKRLFGGSPADDASKLRDRLVTAKGGTLDRWVPASTT, via the coding sequence ATGAACACCACTAAACCGACCACATCAAAGCAGAATTCGGGCGATCGCTTGGCTGAGTTGCTCGATGCACTTGCCGTGCGCGAGGGAAAACAGCCGACATCGGTCGCGGGAGTAGAAGTGTCGCGAACCTCGTACCCAACGGCGGGAACTCCGGTCATTTATGAGCCGATGATTCTGTTCATCGCCCAGGGGCGGAAGATTGGTTATCTAGGCGACGAGGTGTTGACCTATGACAAGAACCATTATCTGGCCTTGTCGGTCCCTGTGCCGTTTCAGTGCAAAGTCGAAGCTTCTCCAGAAGAGCCGGTGCTGGCGCTGGTGATTTCCGTTGACCCGACGATGCTCAGCGAAATATTGATCAATCTGGATGAGCCGAGTATATCCGATGTGGCGGTGCCGCGAGGCATTTATTCATCGGGAATGACCGATGAGCTGCGTAGCGCCGTCATCCGACTTTTGGAGTGTCTGAGTTCGCCGACGGACAGCCGAATTCTTGGACCGCAAACCGTTCGAGAAATCGTTTATCGTGTGCTGCAAGGCGAGCAAGGTGGCGCAATGCGCGCCATGGCTGCCCGCAACGATCAGTTCATGCGAATCGCAAGGGTGCTGCAATTCATCAATACGGATTTCGCTCGTCCGCTCAGTACCGAAGACCTGGCGAAGCAGGCGCGCATGAGCGTCTCCACGTTCCACCAAAATTTCAAGGCGGTTACCGCGACTTCACCGCTTCAATACCTCAAAAACATCCGACTCCATAGAGCACGACTGCTGATGGTCAACGAAGGCCACAACGCGAATACCGCTGCGACGGCTGTCGGATACGAAAGTGCGTCGCAATTCGGCCGTGAGTTCAAGCGTTTGTTTGGCGGCAGTCCTGCTGATGACGCTTCCAA
- a CDS encoding SDR family oxidoreductase, with the protein MTNHPNGSPPGKVAFVTGAGSGIGRETALAFAREGVSVVAADVSEKANQETASLIEKEGGRAIAVTCDVTKTADVKSALAKTIEAFGRLDFAFNNAGIEPRKAAPLADYDEDEWNRIVDINLRGVFLCMKYEIPLIIKQGGGAIVNTSSGAGVIGIKGSPAYTAAKHGVIGLTRAAALDYAAQNLRINAVCPGYIDTPMMGRFTGGTSQGRAKVIAEEPAGRMGKPEEIAAAVLWLCSEGAAFMVGHAMVVDGGQTVQ; encoded by the coding sequence ATGACGAATCACCCAAACGGAAGTCCTCCGGGAAAAGTAGCATTTGTGACGGGTGCCGGTAGCGGCATTGGTCGCGAGACGGCCCTGGCATTCGCCCGCGAGGGAGTTAGCGTCGTGGCCGCCGATGTCTCCGAGAAGGCGAATCAAGAGACGGCAAGCCTGATTGAAAAGGAGGGCGGGCGGGCGATTGCTGTCACCTGCGATGTGACAAAAACTGCGGATGTGAAGAGCGCGCTAGCCAAGACCATTGAAGCTTTCGGGCGGCTTGACTTCGCGTTCAACAACGCCGGCATCGAGCCTCGGAAAGCGGCCCCGCTTGCAGACTACGATGAAGACGAGTGGAACCGCATTGTCGATATCAATTTGCGCGGCGTGTTTTTGTGCATGAAGTATGAAATACCGCTGATTATCAAGCAGGGAGGCGGCGCGATCGTCAATACGTCGTCGGGAGCTGGAGTCATCGGAATCAAGGGCAGCCCAGCTTACACCGCTGCCAAACATGGCGTGATCGGACTCACACGCGCCGCGGCTCTCGACTATGCCGCTCAGAACCTTCGCATCAACGCGGTCTGTCCCGGGTATATCGATACGCCAATGATGGGCCGATTTACTGGCGGCACATCCCAAGGGCGGGCAAAGGTCATCGCTGAAGAACCGGCTGGACGAATGGGCAAACCTGAGGAAATCGCCGCAGCTGTCCTATGGCTGTGTTCGGAGGGCGCCGCTTTTATGGTCGGTCACGCAATGGTCGTCGACGGCGGACAAACGGTGCAATAG
- a CDS encoding zinc-dependent alcohol dehydrogenase family protein gives MRGAVLYGPGDIRFEDRETPRIEKPTDAVIRIAATCVCGSDLWPYRGLQPINGPTPMGHEYSGVVEEVGRDVKSIKPGQFVVGSFATSDNTCPNCQYGYQSSCAHREWMLRAQAPLLRVPLADGTLVPTLDVPPEDLVPSLLATSDVLGTGWFAADAANVKPGATAVVVGDGAVGLLGVLSAKQMGAERIIAMSRYESRQKLAREFGATDIVTERGEDGVNRIKDMTNGIGADSVLECVGTQQSMTQAIQCTRRGGYVSYVGVPHGVEFKGEDLFYTHVHLHGGPAPVRRYLPKLIELVWNRKIEPGKVFDLVLPLEQVAEGYRAMDERRAIKSLLLPNASSNGAAKTKR, from the coding sequence ATGCGAGGAGCAGTACTGTATGGACCTGGCGACATCCGCTTCGAAGATCGCGAGACGCCCAGAATCGAAAAACCAACCGACGCCGTCATCCGCATTGCCGCCACTTGCGTCTGCGGATCGGACCTTTGGCCATACCGAGGATTGCAGCCCATCAATGGGCCGACGCCGATGGGTCACGAATACAGTGGCGTCGTCGAGGAAGTGGGCCGCGACGTGAAGTCGATTAAGCCAGGGCAGTTCGTTGTCGGCTCTTTTGCTACGTCTGACAATACCTGCCCGAACTGTCAGTACGGTTATCAGTCTTCGTGCGCGCACCGCGAATGGATGTTGCGTGCCCAGGCGCCACTGCTTCGAGTGCCGCTGGCGGACGGAACACTGGTTCCCACACTGGACGTGCCGCCGGAAGATCTCGTGCCGAGCTTGCTCGCCACATCCGACGTGCTTGGTACCGGCTGGTTCGCGGCTGATGCAGCGAATGTCAAACCAGGCGCCACCGCTGTCGTTGTCGGCGACGGAGCGGTCGGACTGCTAGGCGTGCTTTCAGCAAAACAAATGGGAGCTGAACGGATTATTGCGATGAGCAGGTACGAAAGCCGTCAAAAGCTCGCACGGGAATTCGGCGCAACAGATATTGTCACTGAACGAGGCGAAGACGGTGTCAACCGTATCAAAGATATGACCAATGGCATCGGCGCAGATTCGGTCCTCGAATGCGTGGGAACGCAGCAATCCATGACGCAGGCGATTCAATGCACACGTCGCGGCGGCTACGTCTCTTACGTTGGCGTTCCGCACGGCGTCGAGTTCAAAGGCGAGGACCTGTTCTACACCCATGTACATCTTCATGGCGGTCCCGCGCCGGTGCGGCGATATCTGCCGAAACTAATCGAACTCGTGTGGAACCGAAAAATCGAGCCAGGCAAAGTATTCGACCTTGTCTTGCCACTTGAGCAGGTGGCCGAGGGGTATCGGGCGATGGATGAGCGTCGTGCAATTAAGAGCTTGCTGCTGCCAAATGCCTCGTCGAATGGTGCGGCAAAAACTAAGCGTTAG
- a CDS encoding SDR family NAD(P)-dependent oxidoreductase has product MSTQSTKQVALITGANRGIGFETAKQLTRRGFHVVIAARDETSGTKAVKAMQTFGGVATFLSLDVSRSESVRNAASQFGKISDRLDVLINNAGIYPDEGISILTVPRMQMVETFQTNTFGALETTQGFLTYLRKAPAARVINVSSGYGELAGLSPGVPSYCLSKLALNGLTIMLAKALEAESISVNSMCPGWVRTDMGGPNATSSVEEGADTAVWLAADAPHELTGKLFRDRQEISW; this is encoded by the coding sequence ATGAGCACCCAAAGTACGAAACAGGTTGCACTGATTACCGGCGCCAATCGCGGTATCGGATTTGAAACGGCCAAGCAACTGACGCGACGAGGATTTCATGTCGTCATCGCTGCCCGTGATGAAACGAGCGGCACGAAGGCGGTGAAAGCGATGCAGACATTCGGCGGTGTGGCAACTTTCCTTTCGCTGGACGTGAGCCGTTCGGAAAGCGTTCGAAACGCTGCGAGCCAGTTTGGCAAAATATCAGATCGTCTGGACGTGTTGATCAATAATGCGGGCATCTATCCCGACGAAGGCATCAGTATATTGACTGTGCCACGGATGCAGATGGTCGAGACGTTCCAGACGAACACTTTCGGAGCGCTCGAAACGACCCAAGGGTTTCTTACTTATTTGCGGAAAGCACCGGCTGCCCGCGTCATCAACGTTTCCAGTGGATACGGTGAGCTGGCCGGATTGTCTCCAGGCGTACCGAGCTATTGTCTGTCAAAGCTCGCGCTGAATGGGCTCACTATTATGTTGGCGAAGGCCTTGGAGGCTGAAAGTATTTCCGTTAACTCGATGTGCCCTGGTTGGGTGCGGACGGATATGGGCGGCCCAAACGCCACCAGCTCTGTAGAAGAGGGTGCCGACACTGCGGTGTGGCTCGCTGCCGATGCGCCCCACGAACTGACCGGAAAGTTGTTTCGTGATCGGCAAGAGATTTCTTGGTAG
- a CDS encoding tautomerase family protein: MPHVIVKLWPGKTEKQKKKLADLITKDVMEVFDYGEESVSVAMQEVAPQNWNEKVYKPDIANNWDNIYKKPGYDPSDLE; encoded by the coding sequence ATGCCCCACGTGATAGTGAAACTGTGGCCTGGTAAAACAGAAAAGCAGAAGAAAAAACTCGCCGACTTAATTACGAAGGACGTAATGGAAGTCTTCGATTACGGCGAAGAATCGGTCTCTGTCGCCATGCAGGAAGTCGCTCCGCAAAATTGGAATGAGAAGGTCTACAAGCCAGACATCGCCAACAATTGGGACAACATTTATAAGAAGCCTGGATATGATCCGAGTGACCTCGAATGA
- a CDS encoding type IV toxin-antitoxin system AbiEi family antitoxin domain-containing protein, with protein sequence MYVDIDIVRHNLTDETGQKREQILTLARERGILRPRDLEPLGIAGEYLNKLHNEGILERPGRGLYRLAHAKPGRFAQFAEVAKRTPQGVVCLLSALAFHGLTTENPHQIWLAIPSKARPPKIEYPPVRIVRYADTAQRFGIQAHRIDGVEVKIYSPAKTVADCFKFRNQVGLDVALEALRDCWRKKLATSDELWKAAKVCRMTNVIRPYMEAVI encoded by the coding sequence ATGTATGTAGATATTGATATAGTACGACATAATCTAACTGACGAAACTGGTCAAAAACGGGAGCAAATCCTGACGCTCGCTCGGGAGAGAGGAATCCTGCGCCCACGGGACCTGGAACCGCTGGGAATTGCCGGAGAGTACCTGAATAAACTCCATAACGAAGGAATACTGGAGCGCCCGGGTCGCGGACTGTATCGCCTCGCCCACGCCAAGCCAGGCCGTTTCGCGCAGTTCGCCGAAGTTGCCAAACGCACGCCGCAGGGCGTAGTCTGCCTGCTATCGGCGCTGGCCTTTCATGGTCTGACCACGGAAAACCCGCATCAGATCTGGCTGGCGATTCCCAGCAAAGCTCGCCCGCCGAAAATCGAGTATCCGCCAGTGCGGATTGTGCGATATGCTGATACGGCGCAGCGCTTCGGCATTCAAGCCCATCGGATTGACGGTGTGGAGGTGAAGATTTACTCTCCCGCCAAGACGGTGGCCGACTGTTTCAAATTCCGCAACCAAGTGGGGCTGGATGTGGCACTGGAAGCGCTGCGTGATTGCTGGCGCAAAAAGCTGGCCACCAGCGACGAACTTTGGAAGGCTGCCAAAGTGTGCCGCATGACGAACGTAATCCGTCCCTACATGGAAGCTGTGATTTGA
- a CDS encoding molybdopterin-dependent oxidoreductase: MTESSPKVEESVPSLSAESQMRRLTRRSFTVGAAAALTGMAGVGWVATRPEDDGVPWPLRRILEFNESIAQRFFNAQRLAPEFPAGVAEDLRENGHVGLMSPANLDDWMVHVLGKVDRHIPLSAIKELTAYEMTTQFKCIEGWDRIVSWKGVRLSDFLNKFAVASQYIGMSTPPDGQTPDGQSDLYYVGLDRPSALHPQTLLCYQMNGAPLTQGHGAPLRLVSTVKYGYKNIKRIGVIELTDERPPDYWAQRGYDWYAGH, from the coding sequence ATGACTGAATCCTCACCCAAAGTAGAGGAGTCGGTCCCCTCCCTTTCTGCAGAATCGCAGATGCGTCGGCTCACCCGGCGCAGTTTCACTGTCGGCGCTGCAGCAGCACTAACTGGAATGGCCGGAGTGGGTTGGGTCGCAACTCGACCGGAAGATGACGGGGTTCCCTGGCCACTACGGCGAATTCTGGAATTCAACGAGAGCATCGCCCAAAGATTCTTCAATGCTCAAAGGTTGGCCCCAGAGTTTCCCGCCGGGGTGGCAGAGGATCTTCGCGAAAATGGCCACGTTGGCTTGATGAGCCCAGCAAACCTTGACGATTGGATGGTGCATGTTCTCGGTAAAGTCGATCGTCACATACCTCTCAGCGCAATTAAAGAGCTCACCGCCTACGAAATGACCACCCAATTCAAATGCATTGAAGGTTGGGATCGAATTGTCAGTTGGAAAGGAGTTCGTTTATCGGACTTCCTCAATAAATTTGCTGTTGCGAGCCAGTACATCGGCATGTCGACCCCGCCCGACGGTCAAACACCCGATGGTCAGTCTGATCTTTATTATGTAGGGCTGGATCGTCCTAGCGCATTACATCCGCAAACTTTGCTGTGCTACCAAATGAATGGCGCGCCGCTAACACAGGGGCACGGAGCCCCGCTCCGCTTGGTGAGTACAGTGAAATATGGTTACAAGAACATCAAACGTATCGGCGTAATCGAATTGACCGACGAGCGACCCCCGGACTATTGGGCACAGCGCGGCTACGATTGGTACGCCGGGCACTAA